One region of Streptomyces sp. NBC_00442 genomic DNA includes:
- the rpsL gene encoding 30S ribosomal protein S12, with amino-acid sequence MPTIQQLVRKGRQDKVEKNKTPALEGSPQRRGVCTRVFTVTPKKPNSALRKVARVRLTSGIEVTAYIPGEGHNLQEHSIVLVRGGRVKDLPGVRYKIIRGSLDTQSVKNRKQARSRYGAKKEK; translated from the coding sequence GTGCCTACGATCCAGCAGCTGGTCCGGAAGGGCCGGCAGGACAAGGTCGAGAAGAACAAGACGCCCGCGCTCGAGGGTTCGCCCCAGCGTCGCGGCGTCTGCACGCGTGTGTTCACAGTCACCCCGAAGAAGCCGAACTCGGCGCTCCGTAAGGTCGCGCGTGTGCGTCTGACCTCCGGCATCGAGGTCACGGCCTACATCCCGGGTGAGGGACACAACCTGCAGGAGCACTCGATCGTGCTCGTGCGTGGTGGCCGTGTGAAGGACCTGCCGGGTGTTCGTTACAAGATCATCCGCGGCTCGCTCGACACGCAGAGTGTCAAGAACCGCAAGCAGGCCCGCAGCCGCTACGGCGCCAAGAAGGAGAAGTAA